A single region of the Thermococcus paralvinellae genome encodes:
- a CDS encoding Clp protease/crotonase-like domain-containing protein → MEIDRIYELLKTVKEPISGENIVKLGIVAKIVKDNDRIVIYLDLARRSPQSPFEMAVIWTVHTKIVKEIVKVLEDKVSEFEIIDSMTLQRYYPIEEV, encoded by the coding sequence TTGGAGATTGACAGGATATACGAGCTTCTCAAAACGGTCAAAGAACCAATAAGTGGAGAAAATATAGTTAAGCTTGGAATAGTTGCTAAAATAGTTAAAGACAACGACAGGATAGTAATTTACCTCGACCTAGCACGAAGAAGCCCACAAAGCCCTTTCGAAATGGCAGTTATTTGGACTGTCCATACAAAGATTGTTAAGGAGATAGTAAAAGTTTTAGAGGACAAAGTTTCTGAATTTGAGATAATTGATAGTATGACTCTCCAAAGATACTACCCAATTGAGGAGGTTTAA
- a CDS encoding ArsA family ATPase produces the protein MKEYLMPKEGFRVLFFIGKGGVGKTTSAAATSIALSKKGYKTLIVSIDPAHNLGDVLMVKLNDKPKEIIENLYAMELDMEKLIQSYLKHLEKNLKHMYKYLTVINLEKYFEILSFSPGIEEYATLEAIREILMEGEKWDVIVFDTPPTGLTLRVLALPRISLIWADKLIEIRRKILERRKAIEKIQGERKFIIEGQEYKLPSDEEEDAVMKELKKYREEIEFVHKIITNPEKTTVVAVMNPEMLPFYETERAYGSLNKFKIPFKLIVLNKILELEEVPPKLKVKIEAQKKVLELTKSKFKGIDIAKVPMFEEEPRGLEWLERIGGVIVGD, from the coding sequence ATGAAGGAGTACTTAATGCCAAAAGAAGGATTCAGGGTTCTCTTTTTCATAGGGAAAGGCGGTGTTGGGAAAACTACAAGTGCCGCTGCTACTTCAATAGCTCTCTCAAAAAAAGGATATAAAACACTGATAGTTTCTATAGACCCTGCCCATAACCTTGGAGATGTTCTCATGGTAAAATTGAATGATAAACCCAAGGAAATAATAGAAAATCTATATGCAATGGAGCTTGACATGGAAAAGCTCATTCAAAGTTATTTGAAGCATTTGGAAAAGAATTTAAAGCATATGTATAAGTATTTGACTGTAATAAACTTGGAGAAATATTTTGAAATTCTGAGTTTTTCTCCCGGCATTGAAGAGTATGCAACACTTGAAGCAATTAGGGAAATTTTGATGGAAGGAGAAAAATGGGATGTTATTGTTTTTGATACCCCTCCTACTGGATTAACTTTGAGAGTTCTTGCTTTGCCAAGAATATCTTTGATATGGGCCGACAAGCTAATTGAGATAAGGAGAAAGATCCTCGAGAGAAGAAAAGCCATAGAAAAAATACAGGGAGAAAGAAAGTTCATTATTGAAGGGCAAGAGTACAAGCTGCCAAGCGATGAGGAAGAAGATGCCGTGATGAAAGAGCTCAAAAAGTATAGAGAGGAAATTGAATTCGTGCACAAAATAATAACTAATCCTGAGAAAACTACTGTTGTAGCAGTAATGAATCCAGAAATGTTGCCATTCTATGAGACAGAGAGAGCCTACGGGAGTCTGAATAAGTTCAAAATACCTTTCAAGCTTATTGTCCTTAACAAGATACTTGAGCTTGAAGAAGTTCCACCAAAACTTAAAGTTAAGATTGAAGCTCAAAAGAAAGTTCTAGAGCTTACAAAAAGCAAATTCAAAGGGATCGATATAGCCAAGGTTCCAATGTTTGAAGAAGAGCCGAGAGGTTTAGAATGGCTTGAAAGAATAGGGGGAGTAATAGTTGGAGATTGA
- a CDS encoding carbon starvation CstA family protein: MNSTVIILVAALIYAGLYMLYGKALQNKVVKADPNRPTPAHRLYDGVDYVPAHPIVLYGHHFASIAGAGPIVGPAVAMAWGWLPSLLWVWFGNVFIGAVHDYLALMSSVRYDGKSIQWVAGKLMSKRTSMAFELYVWFALVLVIAAFAAVISGIFVGTPEAATASLLFLIDAIILGYLLYKMKINFYVGTAIGLILLVFAVWLGFKFPIVASKQIWMIVLGIYIIIASSLPVWVLLQPRDYLNAYILWFGLLLGGVAFIVVGLKGAGTFTAPAFTTWSANVVGGKPSPFWPTVPLVIACGALSGFHSIVGSGTTSKQLDNELHGLLVGYGGMFTEGFLSTIVIASIAVYGLKVFQTMNIPVDTTNWGAQYAIQVVKHGIKVGIFAKSYAYGLEDAFGIPFKTGAVFASLWVSAFALTTLDTATRLGRFAWQEIMDMIHGPEILKNKWVASIILAIFGIYMAWGGSWLIIWPAFSGMNQMLASIAMMTASLWVAKVQRPEGAWKWAVVIPALFLWITVTAALVWFLVVIKPGFWVSLITVVGLLLNLLLVVDWYAAWKKPAEEYATA, from the coding sequence ATGAATTCGACAGTTATTATTTTGGTAGCTGCTTTGATATATGCAGGACTGTACATGCTATATGGAAAAGCTCTTCAAAATAAGGTTGTTAAAGCAGATCCAAACAGACCTACCCCTGCCCATAGACTCTACGATGGTGTTGACTATGTCCCAGCCCACCCAATAGTTCTCTATGGACACCACTTCGCTTCAATAGCTGGTGCTGGTCCAATAGTAGGTCCGGCAGTAGCAATGGCATGGGGATGGCTTCCATCATTGCTCTGGGTTTGGTTCGGAAACGTCTTCATCGGTGCAGTTCACGACTACCTAGCGCTGATGTCATCTGTCAGATACGATGGTAAGTCAATACAATGGGTTGCAGGTAAGCTGATGAGCAAGAGAACCAGCATGGCCTTTGAGCTTTACGTTTGGTTCGCTCTGGTACTTGTAATAGCAGCATTCGCAGCAGTTATATCCGGAATTTTCGTTGGAACTCCAGAAGCAGCAACTGCATCACTGCTATTCTTGATAGATGCCATAATCCTCGGATACTTATTATACAAGATGAAGATTAACTTCTACGTTGGAACAGCAATTGGTCTTATACTTCTTGTATTTGCAGTATGGCTTGGATTTAAATTCCCAATTGTTGCAAGCAAGCAAATATGGATGATTGTCTTAGGTATTTATATCATCATAGCCTCATCACTCCCAGTATGGGTTCTCCTGCAACCAAGAGATTACCTCAACGCATACATCCTCTGGTTTGGACTCCTCCTTGGTGGTGTTGCCTTCATAGTAGTAGGACTCAAAGGTGCTGGAACATTTACAGCACCAGCATTTACAACATGGTCAGCTAACGTTGTCGGTGGAAAGCCCTCACCATTCTGGCCAACTGTTCCATTAGTAATTGCATGTGGTGCATTGAGTGGATTCCACTCAATCGTCGGTTCTGGTACTACATCAAAGCAGTTGGACAATGAACTTCACGGATTGCTCGTTGGATACGGTGGAATGTTCACAGAAGGATTCCTTTCAACAATTGTCATTGCCTCAATTGCAGTATATGGTCTCAAAGTATTCCAGACAATGAACATACCAGTTGACACCACAAACTGGGGTGCACAATATGCAATCCAGGTTGTAAAGCACGGAATTAAGGTTGGAATATTTGCAAAGAGCTACGCTTATGGACTTGAAGATGCATTTGGAATTCCATTCAAGACCGGTGCAGTATTCGCAAGCCTGTGGGTCTCAGCATTCGCATTGACAACACTCGATACAGCCACAAGACTTGGAAGGTTTGCATGGCAAGAAATTATGGACATGATTCACGGACCAGAAATCCTCAAGAACAAGTGGGTTGCATCAATAATCCTTGCCATTTTCGGTATCTACATGGCCTGGGGCGGAAGCTGGCTTATCATCTGGCCGGCTTTCAGCGGTATGAACCAGATGCTGGCAAGTATTGCGATGATGACAGCTTCCCTGTGGGTTGCAAAGGTTCAGAGGCCAGAGGGAGCATGGAAGTGGGCAGTAGTCATCCCCGCGCTCTTCCTGTGGATTACAGTGACAGCAGCACTTGTCTGGTTCCTTGTCGTCATCAAGCCTGGATTCTGGGTGTCCCTCATCACCGTCGTCGGCCTGCTCCTCAACCTGCTCCTCGTCGTCGACTGGTACGCCGCCTGGAAGAAGCCAGCCGAGGAGTACGCGACCGCTTGA
- the oadA gene encoding sodium-extruding oxaloacetate decarboxylase subunit alpha has product MVEIIDTTFRDAHQSLIATRMSTKDMLPIAEKMDRIGFYSMEVWGGATFDAAIRFLREDPWERLRLLREHIKKTKLQMLLRGQNVVGYRHYPDDVVEKFVEFAYKNGIDIFRVFDALNDVRNMRTAIKKAKEVGAEVQGAIVYTTGPVFTLDYYLEKVDELIELDVDYITIKDMAALLDPQMAYELVKEIKERYGIKVNVHTHATSGLASATYLKAIEAGADFIDTAIYPLANGTAQPAIQTIYHALNEKDKPQINMKLIFQISRYLRKILDEKYDHLMNKRALHGDPNVLLHQIPGGMYSNLIKQLSELKALDKLDEVLEEVPKVREELGYPPLVTPTSQIVGTQAVFNVLFGRYKMITEETKNYVKGLYGKPPVPIKEEIRKLILGNEEPITVRPADLLEPILEKYRKELEEKGYLEKEEDILTYALFPQVALEFFELRKKGELRPVEEKPKGKIIKIYISGREYEVGIEGIKLENLIMPAISVQGGVVQSTTALASTSSATSVGSVSAPVQASSVSSTSSSVSAVGGGVVSAPMPGKVLRILVSEGDQVKVGQGLLVLEAMKMENEIPAPKDGIVKKILVKEGDTVDTGQPLIEIA; this is encoded by the coding sequence ATGGTAGAGATAATAGACACAACATTTAGAGATGCTCATCAATCATTAATAGCAACAAGGATGAGCACAAAAGATATGCTCCCGATAGCCGAAAAGATGGACAGGATAGGTTTTTACTCAATGGAAGTCTGGGGAGGGGCAACTTTTGATGCCGCCATAAGATTTCTGAGGGAAGACCCCTGGGAAAGACTTAGACTCTTAAGGGAGCATATAAAGAAAACAAAACTCCAGATGCTTCTGAGAGGCCAAAATGTCGTTGGATACAGGCATTATCCTGACGATGTTGTAGAAAAGTTTGTGGAGTTCGCGTATAAAAATGGAATCGACATTTTCAGGGTTTTTGATGCTCTAAATGACGTTAGAAATATGAGGACAGCAATTAAGAAAGCTAAAGAGGTAGGAGCAGAAGTTCAGGGAGCTATAGTTTACACTACCGGTCCAGTTTTCACACTTGATTACTACCTAGAAAAGGTTGATGAGCTAATAGAGCTTGATGTGGATTACATAACAATCAAAGATATGGCCGCCCTTTTGGATCCTCAGATGGCCTATGAGCTCGTAAAAGAGATTAAAGAGCGATACGGCATCAAAGTTAATGTCCACACCCATGCAACAAGCGGCTTAGCTTCAGCTACCTATCTAAAAGCTATAGAAGCCGGAGCGGACTTTATAGACACTGCAATCTATCCATTGGCTAATGGAACAGCACAGCCAGCAATCCAGACAATCTACCATGCACTAAATGAAAAGGACAAACCTCAAATTAACATGAAGCTTATTTTCCAAATTTCCCGCTACCTAAGGAAGATTCTTGATGAAAAATATGACCATCTAATGAACAAAAGGGCCCTTCATGGGGATCCAAATGTTCTGCTTCATCAGATTCCAGGTGGAATGTATTCTAACCTGATAAAACAGCTAAGTGAACTTAAGGCACTGGATAAGCTCGATGAAGTCCTTGAAGAGGTGCCAAAAGTTAGAGAAGAACTCGGATATCCCCCATTAGTTACTCCCACTTCACAGATAGTCGGAACTCAAGCAGTTTTCAATGTTCTATTTGGACGGTACAAAATGATTACTGAGGAAACCAAGAATTACGTCAAAGGACTGTATGGAAAGCCACCAGTCCCAATAAAGGAGGAAATTAGGAAGCTTATCCTTGGAAATGAGGAACCAATAACAGTTAGACCTGCTGATTTACTTGAACCTATCCTTGAAAAGTATAGAAAAGAGCTTGAGGAGAAAGGATATCTAGAGAAAGAGGAAGACATATTAACTTACGCTCTCTTTCCACAGGTTGCTCTTGAGTTCTTTGAGTTAAGAAAGAAAGGAGAACTTAGACCTGTCGAAGAAAAGCCAAAAGGCAAAATCATCAAGATTTACATCAGTGGAAGGGAATATGAAGTTGGAATTGAAGGAATAAAGCTTGAGAATCTTATAATGCCCGCAATTTCAGTACAAGGAGGAGTTGTACAATCAACAACAGCACTGGCTTCAACTTCATCTGCGACTTCAGTGGGTTCTGTTTCGGCTCCGGTACAGGCTTCGTCTGTGTCTTCAACTTCGTCGTCAGTTTCTGCAGTGGGTGGGGGTGTTGTTTCTGCGCCTATGCCGGGTAAGGTTTTGAGGATTCTTGTTAGTGAGGGGGATCAAGTGAAGGTTGGTCAGGGGTTGCTAGTGTTGGAGGCTATGAAAATGGAGAATGAAATCCCAGCACCAAAAGACGGCATCGTAAAGAAAATCCTCGTAAAAGAAGGCGACACTGTCGACACAGGACAACCACTAATAGAAATAGCTTGA
- the fba gene encoding class I fructose-bisphosphate aldolase: MNAFQNIGIKRRLRRFFRRDGRALIFAMDHGFEHGPEDFNEVWEHIKPKIIIRKVVRAGIDGVMMLPGIARIAADELKPDTGLMIKLTSKTNLRPKEDQLLQSPLGFVEDAIKLGADAVAATVYWGSPYEDIMMKQFAEVASIAHDFGLPVVQFAYPRGPYINEKYGKKEDYRVVMYGARAAAEMGADMIKTYWTGSKETFAKVVDAAAGVPVLLSGGAKAKNPLEFLKVVYDVIEAGGAGAVVGRNIFQRENPEPMIKALLRVIHRNEEPEEAAKAEGLL, translated from the coding sequence GTGAATGCATTTCAGAATATTGGAATTAAAAGGAGACTCAGGAGATTCTTCAGAAGAGATGGCAGGGCTTTGATATTTGCTATGGATCATGGCTTTGAACACGGGCCAGAGGACTTTAATGAGGTCTGGGAGCATATAAAGCCGAAGATAATCATAAGAAAGGTCGTTAGAGCAGGCATCGATGGCGTTATGATGCTGCCAGGAATCGCAAGAATTGCTGCTGATGAGTTGAAACCAGATACCGGTTTGATGATCAAGCTCACGAGTAAGACAAATTTAAGACCAAAGGAAGATCAGCTTTTGCAGAGCCCCCTCGGCTTTGTTGAAGACGCAATTAAACTTGGAGCCGATGCAGTTGCAGCAACAGTTTACTGGGGCTCACCCTATGAGGATATAATGATGAAACAGTTTGCTGAGGTTGCAAGTATTGCTCATGATTTCGGATTACCTGTTGTTCAGTTCGCTTATCCAAGAGGGCCCTACATCAATGAAAAATACGGCAAAAAGGAGGATTACAGAGTTGTAATGTATGGAGCAAGGGCAGCGGCGGAGATGGGCGCAGACATGATTAAAACTTACTGGACTGGTTCAAAAGAGACGTTTGCCAAAGTTGTTGATGCAGCTGCTGGTGTTCCCGTCCTTTTAAGCGGAGGAGCAAAAGCTAAGAATCCTCTCGAATTCTTGAAAGTTGTCTATGATGTCATTGAAGCCGGTGGAGCTGGAGCAGTCGTTGGCAGAAATATTTTCCAACGTGAAAATCCAGAACCTATGATTAAAGCTTTGCTTAGGGTAATCCACCGCAACGAAGAGCCTGAAGAGGCTGCAAAAGCTGAGGGATTACTCTGA
- a CDS encoding biotin--[acetyl-CoA-carboxylase] ligase encodes MLNLNTKIIGRKIIYLQEVDSTNEFAKGIAPQEEEGTVIVADIQTKGKGRKLRVWSSPKGGLWMSIILKPNVHPKHLTKLVFISALAVVETLAEFGIESKIKWPNDVLVGGKKICGILSEGKYSENRVEYVILGLGINVNNELPKELKDTATSIREVLGFEVPLIDVFKKLIGKLDKEYLQYLKGNYEEILGRWKMYSAIIGKRVRIITDDGEIAGVAIDIDENGALILKQNNGVLERIYYGDVSLRFS; translated from the coding sequence ATGCTAAATCTCAATACAAAAATCATAGGGAGAAAGATCATCTATCTCCAAGAGGTAGACTCCACGAATGAATTTGCTAAAGGAATAGCTCCCCAAGAGGAGGAGGGTACAGTTATTGTTGCAGACATTCAGACAAAAGGTAAGGGAAGGAAGCTGAGAGTGTGGTCATCTCCAAAAGGCGGTTTGTGGATGAGTATCATTCTAAAGCCCAATGTCCATCCAAAGCATCTCACAAAGCTCGTGTTTATCTCCGCACTTGCTGTTGTTGAGACTTTAGCTGAATTTGGAATCGAAAGTAAGATTAAATGGCCAAACGACGTTCTTGTTGGAGGGAAGAAAATTTGTGGAATTTTAAGTGAAGGGAAGTATTCTGAAAATCGTGTTGAATATGTAATTCTAGGTCTGGGTATCAACGTCAACAATGAGCTTCCCAAAGAATTGAAAGATACTGCTACATCTATACGAGAGGTTCTTGGATTTGAGGTTCCACTTATAGATGTTTTCAAAAAACTCATTGGTAAATTGGATAAAGAGTATCTCCAGTATCTTAAAGGGAATTATGAGGAAATTCTAGGTAGGTGGAAAATGTATAGTGCTATAATCGGCAAAAGAGTTAGAATTATCACAGATGATGGCGAAATAGCTGGGGTAGCTATTGATATTGATGAGAACGGTGCGCTAATTCTTAAGCAAAATAATGGAGTTTTAGAGAGGATCTACTATGGCGATGTATCCCTTAGATTTTCTTAG
- a CDS encoding dicarboxylate/amino acid:cation symporter has translation MAQKGVLRTYLDIPVLQKILAGLILGAVFGLIMGHMGYADAVKTYIKPFGDIFVRLLKMLVMPIVFASLVVGAASISPARLGRVGIKIVIYYLLTSAFAVMLGIIMARIFKPGLGLQLATSAQFQPKEAPSMVQTLLNIIPKNPFGALANGQVLPTIFFAIVLGIALTYLMNSKDEFVKDSANTLFKAINGLAEAMYKIVGGVMQYAPIGVFALIAYIMAEQGVKVVGQLAKVVVAVYLGLILQIVLVYFVLLKVFGLDPIKFIKKAKDAMITAFVTRSSSGTLPVTMRVAEEEMGISKGIYSFTLPLGATINMDGTALYQGVCTFFIALAIGQHLTLGQQLTIVLTAVLASIGTAGVPGAGAIMLAMVLQSVGLPLTDPSVAAAYAMILGIDAILDMGRTMVNVTGDLAGTTIVAKTEGELDLSKWE, from the coding sequence ATGGCACAGAAAGGGGTTTTGAGAACTTATCTCGACATTCCAGTGCTTCAAAAGATTTTGGCTGGTTTGATTCTTGGTGCCGTTTTTGGTTTGATTATGGGGCACATGGGATACGCAGATGCCGTCAAGACGTACATTAAGCCCTTTGGTGACATCTTTGTCAGATTGTTAAAGATGTTAGTTATGCCAATAGTCTTTGCCTCACTAGTTGTCGGTGCAGCAAGCATAAGCCCAGCAAGACTTGGGAGGGTTGGAATTAAGATAGTTATCTATTACCTCTTAACTTCAGCATTTGCCGTTATGCTCGGTATAATAATGGCAAGAATTTTCAAGCCAGGTCTTGGTTTACAATTAGCCACTAGTGCTCAATTCCAGCCAAAAGAAGCACCATCAATGGTGCAAACTCTGCTTAATATAATTCCAAAGAATCCATTTGGAGCCTTAGCTAACGGTCAAGTATTGCCAACAATATTTTTCGCGATAGTTCTTGGTATTGCATTAACATACTTAATGAACAGTAAGGACGAGTTTGTAAAAGACAGCGCTAACACGCTCTTCAAGGCAATAAACGGTCTCGCAGAGGCTATGTACAAGATCGTCGGCGGTGTTATGCAGTATGCTCCAATAGGTGTCTTTGCATTGATAGCTTACATCATGGCTGAGCAGGGAGTCAAAGTCGTTGGTCAGTTGGCAAAGGTTGTTGTAGCGGTATACCTTGGTCTGATCCTGCAGATAGTACTCGTTTACTTTGTGCTTCTCAAGGTCTTTGGTCTCGATCCAATTAAGTTCATCAAGAAGGCCAAAGATGCCATGATTACTGCATTTGTTACAAGGAGTTCAAGCGGTACTTTGCCAGTTACAATGAGAGTTGCTGAGGAAGAGATGGGAATAAGCAAGGGTATCTACTCATTCACACTTCCACTCGGTGCAACAATTAATATGGATGGAACAGCTCTGTATCAAGGTGTTTGTACGTTCTTCATTGCCCTTGCAATAGGTCAGCACCTTACCCTTGGACAGCAGCTTACAATAGTTCTCACAGCAGTTCTTGCATCAATTGGTACAGCCGGTGTTCCTGGAGCTGGTGCAATAATGCTTGCAATGGTTCTTCAGAGCGTTGGACTTCCATTGACAGACCCGAGTGTTGCCGCAGCTTATGCAATGATCCTTGGTATTGACGCTATCTTGGACATGGGTAGAACAATGGTCAATGTTACAGGAGACCTTGCAGGTACCACAATCGTTGCAAAGACAGAGGGGGAGCTTGACCTGAGCAAGTGGGAGTAA
- a CDS encoding alanyl-tRNA editing protein produces MTRKLYYEDAYLKEAKAKVVGIKDNALLLDQTIFYPTGGGQPHDRGTINGIQVLDVYKDEENNVWHVVEEPEKFKVGDEVELRIDWDYRYKLMRIHTAMHLLDHVLNEVLGKDKWQLYGSGMSVEKGRYDILYPENVNKYKEQIIELFNKYVDEGGEVKIWWEGEKRLTQIRDFEVLPCGGTHVKDIKEIGHIKKLKRSSIGKGKQRLEIWLED; encoded by the coding sequence ATGACAAGGAAACTTTACTATGAAGACGCTTATTTGAAAGAAGCAAAAGCAAAAGTTGTTGGAATAAAGGACAATGCTCTGCTCTTAGACCAAACCATTTTCTATCCAACAGGTGGAGGACAGCCACACGATAGAGGAACAATAAACGGGATTCAGGTCTTGGACGTTTATAAAGATGAAGAAAACAATGTCTGGCATGTTGTGGAAGAGCCAGAGAAGTTCAAGGTAGGAGATGAGGTTGAGCTTAGAATAGACTGGGACTACCGTTATAAGCTCATGCGCATTCACACAGCAATGCACCTTTTGGATCATGTGTTGAATGAAGTTCTTGGCAAAGACAAATGGCAGCTTTATGGTAGCGGAATGAGTGTCGAAAAGGGAAGATATGACATTCTTTACCCAGAAAATGTCAACAAATACAAAGAGCAGATTATTGAGCTTTTCAATAAGTATGTGGACGAAGGCGGAGAAGTTAAGATTTGGTGGGAAGGCGAGAAAAGGCTCACACAAATCAGGGACTTTGAAGTTCTTCCATGCGGTGGAACCCATGTAAAAGACATTAAGGAGATTGGACATATCAAAAAGCTGAAGCGCTCAAGCATAGGGAAAGGAAAGCAGAGGTTGGAGATATGGCTTGAGGATTAA
- a CDS encoding DUF167 family protein, translating to MIKQTKEGVILLVHIQPNAKKNSIEGIDKWKGRIKIKVSAPPVGGKANKELIKFLSKLLGKEVVILRGETSREKDLLIKGATIEEAKEKLGI from the coding sequence ATGATAAAGCAGACAAAAGAAGGTGTCATTCTCCTCGTCCATATCCAGCCAAATGCAAAAAAGAACAGCATTGAGGGAATTGACAAGTGGAAGGGAAGGATTAAAATAAAAGTTAGTGCTCCTCCAGTTGGCGGTAAAGCTAACAAAGAGTTAATAAAGTTCCTCTCAAAGCTCCTTGGAAAGGAGGTTGTTATACTTAGAGGAGAGACCTCAAGGGAAAAAGACTTGCTAATTAAAGGTGCAACAATAGAGGAGGCAAAAGAAAAGCTGGGGATTTAA
- a CDS encoding DUF402 domain-containing protein has product MNQKIHLIYKRIPNRVLERYDELIADLGNIIVAKSRFYGMLALLYVNGVKVIENGYTMIYFAFIGRNYDVLKVYDREGNFKGLYVDVLAYTKRYGDTLEMLDLFLDIFIFPNGEAFLLDEDELEMALNYGLIDKETFDFAYKIANEIINAVKEKRFPPKIVWKYGLEGRE; this is encoded by the coding sequence ATGAACCAAAAGATCCACCTCATCTACAAGCGCATTCCAAACAGAGTTCTTGAGAGATACGATGAACTCATAGCAGACTTAGGAAACATCATAGTTGCCAAGTCCAGATTTTATGGAATGCTCGCACTCCTTTATGTAAATGGAGTTAAGGTCATTGAAAACGGCTACACAATGATATACTTCGCTTTTATCGGCAGAAATTACGATGTTTTGAAAGTTTACGATAGAGAGGGGAACTTCAAAGGACTCTACGTGGACGTTTTGGCTTACACAAAGAGATATGGAGACACTTTAGAGATGCTCGACCTATTTTTAGACATATTCATCTTCCCAAACGGCGAAGCTTTCTTGTTAGATGAAGATGAGCTTGAAATGGCCCTCAATTATGGTCTAATTGACAAAGAAACCTTTGATTTCGCCTATAAAATTGCTAATGAAATAATAAATGCTGTGAAAGAAAAGAGATTTCCTCCAAAAATTGTTTGGAAATACGGTCTGGAGGGAAGAGAATGA